In the genome of Candidatus Pristimantibacillus lignocellulolyticus, the window ATCCTCATATGGAAGACACGTTGAAACAATTAACCGAGCAAGGACATCAACTTCACCTCTATACTGGTGGTGAGCAAAAGATTCAATTACGTAAAATACAAGATATGTCTCTAGATCGATACTTTGATGATCGCATATATATTCGTCAGTTAAAAAATATTGCAGCTTTAGATGAACTACTTACCGCAAATTCATTTGAACGTGAGCGTACTTGGATGATCGGAAACTCCATTCGCAACGATATTGTGCCTGCATTATCCGCTGGAATCCACGCTATACATGTCGTTGTTCCCGATGAATGGTGCTACAATATTATAGATGTTAATGTTGAGCCTAAGGGTCAATTTTTATCCGTTCAATCGTTGCAACAAATTCCACCATTCATTTCACGCTATTAATCTTTCTAAGATCATTCTTGTAGTTTACGCACGTAAAAAGATCAGTGACTTAATGTCACTGATCTTTTCTTTTCCCTATACAATTATAGAGGTTGAATTATTAATCGGGTATTAGATTTTTTTCCATACAGCAGCATTACTAGGATTTTCATTTTGTGTCCACCATTTAGCTTCATAGGAAACACCGTTATATTGGACTTTATCTCCGCCAACATACACTTTTGTAGAAACCCATTCAGGTAGTTGACTGCCTTCGCCTCCACCTGACTCACCACCACTAGATTCACTAACTAATTGCCATACTGCCGACTGGCCAGGTGTCTCATTTTGTGTCCACCATTTAGCTTGATAAGTAGCACCGTTATATTGTACCTTAGCTCCAACTAAATAAACCGCAGTAGAACTCCACTCTGGATTAGTGCCACCATTGTTTCCACCATTTTCCGCTGCTGTAGTAATAGTTACGACTGGAGAAGCTTGTGATTTCGCACCTGATCCATCAACAGCTCTCACAGTGTACGCATATGCTGTATTGGCAGTTAACCCTTGATCTACATAAGAATTTGTTGTAGTTGTTCCTACTAGATTGCCATTACGATAAATTTCATAATTAGCAATACCTGTTGTTGCTGTAGAAGCAGTCCATTTCAGCGAAATACTTGTATCAGTTTTGCTAGCTGCACTAACATTTGCAGGCACGCTAGGTCCTTGTGTTGCACCACTGCTCACAATGTTAGCATCGATAACTTGATAGAAAGCCATCGGCGTATCCCAGATATCCCATACTCCAAGAATTAGGTGATAACCTGTACGATCAGTAGGGATATTACATTCATGTGATGTTGTAAAGTCTGGTCTAGCTCCTTCATCATAAAATTCACAGAACAGTTCAATATCATCGCGACCTAACGGTTGATTAGGATCCCAGTCTGCTTTTGTAATGTAATATTTCCAATTTTCTGTTGCATGAGCAGCAGTAAGCTTCCATGTAAACGTATTCAATCCAGTTTGAAGAGTTACTTTTTTCCAACGATCTGATGTTTGTTCATCAAGTTCCTTGAAGATTCCTCCACCCGCGATTTGACCGTCTGCAGGACCGTTTGTCGGGAAGTTTCCAGTTGTTTCGATACTCTGTGGTTCATATTGCACACTACCACAATTCGTGTTTTCACCTAGCTTACACATATATGACCGGCTATTAGGTCCTTCGATATAACCGTGAGCGGAAGCCATTTCTGCAAATACGATAGAGATTAAGAAACAAATTACCAATGCAGAAAAACCTACCATTAGTGCTTTTACTTTGGAAAATACACGAGGATTTAAACTTTGAATCGTCATTATAACTCTCCTTTTTCAATAGTATTTTTGAAACATAATATTTAATGGTCAATTTTGGAAGTTTATCTGGAAAATAATGCTTATGACCACGTTTACATACTACCATTATTTCGAATTTTTCATATAGGTATGAAGTGCTTTTCACGAACTTTATGTAAGTATTCTGAGATTTACACTTATCTAAGATTTAAGATACTGTGCAATGATTTTTTGAAAACATAATGTCTTATGAACTAATTTGAAATTGCATTCGTCAAAATTTGATTAGTTATATTCGCCTAGTAATTTCACAATTTGAAGGTCTAAAGTGACTCAATTTCAAAAAATGAAATTAAAATAATAAATAATTTGAACTAAGATATATTCCAACATTTTTTCCCCACGCAACAAACAAGCCATTATACCTGTACTATAATTTCTCAGTAAATACAAAAGAAAGATCAGCAACACATCTCGTTGCTGATCTTTCTCTAATCAATCATTTGAATCGATACCATTGGCTTTCATATCTATTGATAATTCTCCTGTATTACGATTGACTAACACAATGCAACCGTCCACATGCTCACCACCAGGAGTATACAGCTTCAAGGTTGGAGTAGAGCCGCTCTTAATCAATGTCTTAAGATCGTGTGGTGTAATAGAATGTCCGAACACGTCTCGTCTAATGATAACGGAGCACCCTGAACGATAATGAGAACAGCCATAATCTTTGCGTCCCATGAATAACTGTCCACCACAGCCTACTCTAGGGCAAGAAGTAATCAATTGTA includes:
- a CDS encoding HAD family hydrolase, producing MSQQILFDLDDTLIYCNRYFFRAIDKFAEQVVSWFNHPMVTIDEVKTKQTQLDTLLIAESGFKSEHFPQSFIETYYHYCQLIGRASSPIEIDTLQKLGRAVYGHETEAYPHMEDTLKQLTEQGHQLHLYTGGEQKIQLRKIQDMSLDRYFDDRIYIRQLKNIAALDELLTANSFERERTWMIGNSIRNDIVPALSAGIHAIHVVVPDEWCYNIIDVNVEPKGQFLSVQSLQQIPPFISRY
- a CDS encoding lytic polysaccharide monooxygenase → MTIQSLNPRVFSKVKALMVGFSALVICFLISIVFAEMASAHGYIEGPNSRSYMCKLGENTNCGSVQYEPQSIETTGNFPTNGPADGQIAGGGIFKELDEQTSDRWKKVTLQTGLNTFTWKLTAAHATENWKYYITKADWDPNQPLGRDDIELFCEFYDEGARPDFTTSHECNIPTDRTGYHLILGVWDIWDTPMAFYQVIDANIVSSGATQGPSVPANVSAASKTDTSISLKWTASTATTGIANYEIYRNGNLVGTTTTNSYVDQGLTANTAYAYTVRAVDGSGAKSQASPVVTITTAAENGGNNGGTNPEWSSTAVYLVGAKVQYNGATYQAKWWTQNETPGQSAVWQLVSESSGGESGGGEGSQLPEWVSTKVYVGGDKVQYNGVSYEAKWWTQNENPSNAAVWKKI